In a single window of the Palaemon carinicauda isolate YSFRI2023 chromosome 10, ASM3689809v2, whole genome shotgun sequence genome:
- the LOC137648140 gene encoding protein FAM200B-like, translated as MDNFVIKKRGHEVSGEGEEKDESEFVSETDLAIPTTTNEAMVPSKLKRHLTLKHDHLAKKPRSYFEGLLNEHKKQSAMLSKKVKVADKAQEASYLVTELVVKSMKPHTIAETLILTACSAIVKTMFGSEAEKEVRKIPVF; from the exons ATGGATAACTTTGTCATTAAGAAAAGAGGACACGAAGTTAGTGGTGAGGGTGAAGAAAAGGACGAAAGTGAGTTTGTGAGTGAAACGGATTTGGCCATTCCAACAACAA CTAATGAAGCAATGGTACCTAGTAAATTAAAGAGGCATTTAACTCTGAAACATGATCATCTTGCTAAAAAGCCTCGGTCCTACTTTGAAGGACTTTTAAATGAGCATAAAAAGCAGAGTGCGATGCTTTCTAAGAAAGTCAAAGTTGCTGATAAAGCACAAGAGGCCAGTTACTTAGTTACAGAGTTAGTTGTTAAAAGCATGAAACCCCATACAATAGCAGAGACTCTGATTCTAACTGCATGTAGTGCCATAGTGAAAACAATGTTTGGAAGTGAAgcagaaaaagaagtgaggaaaattccCGTTTTTTGA
- the LOC137648141 gene encoding uncharacterized protein gives MLHGPPKTASNTGAAHMGGRIAIRGESASQLPKGRTMLNILPVLVNGTHATYGFIDSGAAPTLAARSRIDQMGLKGRPYNQIKATEASTFTCKEVLSLHIGNINTDEGEHVTDVLVADKINVSMDHAMSQEWLTKWPHLSDLEVISLPEYHRQVELIIGLDTTLNRVILDQRHGLKDEPSAYLTKLGWVVFGPTGTRSTSECRAHSLKKKVEANETYKTIYVKQVEKYLLKGYAELVPVDKLNHSDGRVSYMAHHGDKHPTKEKLRVFFDLKAKHAGTSLNDHLMQGPDLTSSLAGVLLRFREEKHAVTTDIQEMFHQVKVPEDDSNSLRFLWWPGGDTNQAIQEFRMTSRVFGARSSPSVINFCLRQAALDYGDKYGKEACCAIRRNFYVDNLLKSIDSEEDCIQLTKDLIGLCADGGFRLNQWTSSNKDILAAMPERERDKSVVTLDLSKDERPTEHALSIHWDMSSDEFTFKINLKEKPRTRRGVLSVVASLYDPLGFVAPFTLKGKMLLQDLCRRNLPWDEDMNNDEANRWSRWTSQLQCLGDFKIRRSLVPPDFGEVSSYQLHHFADASQTGYGVVTCLRTVSKNNQVNSTLVMGRARVAPLKRSSIPQMELTAAAVAAQLDYLASRSLDVDKLLESSLWLTRPEFLCQEQDSWPALPNDVKRAEIDGDPEVKQSAPIFSMFAPEPILVEKIAAKFSSRTKIVRIIA, from the exons atgctacatggtccacctaagactgcaagtAATACAGGTGCGGCCCATATGGGAGGCAGAATTGCTATCAGGGGtg AgagtgcaagccagttacctaagggaagaacaatgctcaatatcttacctgttctcgtgaatggcacccatgcaacctatggattcatcgacagtggagctgccccaacattggcagcaagaagccgGATCGACcaaatgggtctcaaaggaagaccataCAACCAGATCAAGGCAACTGAAGCATcgactttcacttgtaaggaagttctgtccctacacattggtaatattaatactgatgaaggagaacATGTGACCGACGTTTTGGTagctgacaagatcaatgtgtctatggaccatgccatgagtcaagaatggctgaccaagtggccacatctgagtgacctggaagtaaTAAGTCTACCTGAAtatcatcgtcaagtagagctgatcattgggctagacacaacattgaacagagtgattttagaccagcgacatgggctgaaggacgagccatctgcctacctgaccaagctagggtgggttgtttttGGCCCAACAGGAACCAGATCGACTTCAG AAtgtagggctcactccttaaagaagaaagttgaggcaaatgaaacgtacaagactatatacgtcaaacaagtagagaagtaccttttgaaggggtacgctgagcttgtcccagtcgacaagctgaatcaCAGTGATGGCCGTGTGAGCTACATGGCACACCATGGGGACAAACACCCTACCAAGGAAAAGCTTAGGGTCttcttcgaccttaaggctaagcatgctgggacctcactcaatgaccacctcatgcagggaccagatctcacaagtagtcttgctggagtgctgctgcgcttcagggaagAAAAACATGCTGTTACTacggacatacaagaaatgttccatcaagtcaaggtgccagaagacgacagcaactctttacgcttcctgtggtggccaggtggagacacaaatcaagctattcaagagttcaggatgacttcacgTGTGTTTGGAGCACGATCATCTCCAAGTGTAATCAACTTCTGCCTCCGACAagcagcactggactatggtgacaagtatggtaAAGAAGCTTGCTGTGCCATTCGTCGCAACTTCTACGTcgacaacttgttgaagtcaatagacagcgaggaagactgtatccaattgacgaaagacctcattggactctgtgctgatggaggattccggctgaaccagtggacatctagcaacaaaGACATTCTCGCTGCCATGCCTGAaagggagagagataaatcagtggttacattggacctcagtaaggacgagcgGCCTACAGAGCACGCTTTGagtatccactgggacatgagcagtgatgagttcaccttcaagatcaacctgaaggagaagcctaggacgcGCAGAGGAGTTCTCTCTGTGGTGGCTTCCTTGTACgatccacttggttttgttgcacctttcaccctgaaagggaagatgttactacaagacctGTGTCGTCGCAATTTACCTTGGGATGAAGATatgaacaacgacgaagcaaatcgctggagcagatggacttcccagcttcagtgtctaggagacttcaagatcagaagaagcctggtgcctccagactttggggaggtatcatcgtaccaacttcaccattttgcggacgcaagccagaCAGGATATGGTGTGGTCACGTGTCTGCGCACagtaagcaagaataaccaagtgaacagtacacttGTTATGGGTagagctcgtgtagctcccctcaagagatCAAGCATTCCACAAATGGAATTGACTGCagctgctgtggcagctcaacttgatt acctggcctctcggaGCCTTGATGTGGACAAAttgctggagtcgtcgctgtggctgacacgaccagagttcctgtgtcaagagcaggacagttggccagctcttcctaACGATGTGAAGCGAGCAGAAatagatggagatccagaagttaaaCAGTCTGCACCCATTTTCAGCATGTTTGCGCCGGAACCAATCTTAGTagagaagattgctgccaagttctcttcacggaccaagatagtgcgaatcatcgcttGA
- the LOC137648139 gene encoding zinc finger BED domain-containing protein 5-like — translation MIGSIKGFVSLVKRENSSVITTHCFIHREALVAKTISNDLKSVLEKVVTTDKIKLLKEKLQLLGGKVKEGNLDMFSHVAVAANSGEIIPIISEHLAVLEKQLQHYILDTCTENYDWIRNPFVASISTQSQLTLMEEEQLVELRHDRDLKLLHMQLPLDEFWVHIKTKYPHVAKKSSGNVNPLLYFLPM, via the coding sequence ATGATTGGCTCAATTAAAGGATTTGTGTCATTAGTGAAGAGAGAAAACAGCAGTGTGATAACAACACATTGCTTTATTCATCGCGAAGCGCTGGTTGCAAAGACAATTAGCAATGATTTAAAATCTGTACTGGAAAAAGTTGTAACCACTGATAAAATTAAATtgctgaaagaaaaactgcaactgtTGGGTGGCAAAGTAAAAGAAGGCAATTTGGACATGTTCTCACATGTTGCAGTAGCAGCAAACAGTGGTGAGATAATACCAATTATTTCTGAGCATCTTGCAGTACTGGAAAAACAACTTCAGCACTATATCCTAGATACATGCACTGAAAACTATGACTGGATAAGAAACCCATTTGTTGCATCTATATCTACCCAATCTCAGCTTACCCTCATGGAAGAAGAGCAGTTAGTGGAATTGCGTCATGATCGTGATCTAAAGTTATTGCACATGCAGCTCCCTCTTGATGAATTCTGGGTTCACATCAAGACTAAGTATCCTCATGTTGCAAAAAAAAGCTCCGGTAATGTTAATCCACTTCTCTACTTCTTACCGATGTGA